The genomic region GGTCGGTTTCGGACAGATCGACTTCGATATACTTGCCCTGGCGCACGTCGCCGACGCCGGAGATGCCGAGGCCCTTGATGGCGCCTTCGATGGCTTTGCCCTGAGGATCGAGCACGCCGTTCTTCAGTGTGATTTTGATTTTGGCTTTCATCGTTGTTCCAAATTGTCATTCCGGCCGAGCGTAGCGAAGAGCCGGGACCCAGACGATGAACTCTCGCACTTTTTGATTGAGTGAGCCTGGCTCCCGGATCGGCCTTTCGGCCGTCCGGGATGACAGGTGTGTTTAGTTCGGCTTGCCGTTGATGGGCGCGACCGGGCCGTTCGACGTTGCATTCGAGGCGACAAGCACGGGGCCTGCACCACGCGGACGCGGCGTTTCGGTCAGAACGCCGAGGCGGCGGGCAACTTCCTGATAGGCTTCGAGAACGCCGCCGAGATCGCGACGGAAGCGATCCTTGTCGAGCTTGTCGCCCGACTGCGCATCCCAGAGGCGGCAGCAATCAGGACTGATCTCGTCGGCAAGAACGATCCGCACCTGCTCGTTGTCGTAGAAGCGGCCGAACTCAACCTTGAAGTCGACGAGGCGGATGCCGATGCCGAGGAAGAGGCCGACGAGGAAATCATTGATGCGCAGCGCGAGCTGCATGATCTCGTCGATTTCCTGCGGCGTGGCCCAGCCGAACGCCGTGATGTGCTCTTCCGAGACCATCGGGTCGTTCAATTCGTCCTTCTTGAAGTAGAACTCGATGATCGAGCGCGGCAGCTGCGTGCCTTCTTCGAGACCGAGGCGCGTTGCGAGCGAACCGGCTGCAACGTTGCGCACGACAACTTCGAGCGGCACGATTTCAACTTCGCGGATCAACTGCTCGCGCATGTTGAGACGCTTGATGAAATGCGTCGGCACGCCGATCTCACCGAGCTTCATGAAGATGTATTCGGAGATACGATTGTTGAGTACGCCTTTGCCTTCGATCAACGCGTGCTTCTTCGCATTGAAGGCCGTTGCGTCGTCCTTGAAATGTTGAATAAGGGTGCCGGGCTCCGGACCTTCGTAAAGGACCTTCGCCTTGCCCTCGTAGATGCGCCGACGCTTGTTCATTCCTGGACCTCTGAGGATCAACAGATTGCTCTCACTCATTGCGGTATACAGATCTTCTCACGAGTTCGTACGCTGACGCTGACGCCTTGATTTTCCAACGTGTTTTCTTCATGTCGGGAAAGGAAGGGCGCACCTTTTTCGCGCTCGGATGTCTTGGGCGGACACTAGCCGAACGAGGGGGGCGACACAATGTAGACCATGAGCCGCAGCGGTGCTTATGGTGACTAAACGCCAAGCCGTTGATTTAGCTCAGGGCGCGCGGTAACGCTGCCGTAGATATGCGTTTTGCGGGCAGCTGAAATGCTCGTAGTGCTTGCGGAAATAGAGTTAATACAACCAAGGGTCAGGCGCCGCGGGGCGCTCGGGAGATCAGGGAGCAAACGGACATGACGACCTTCAACGAGCGCGAAAAGGGCTTCGAGAATAAATTCGCTTACGACGAAGAGCTGCGCTTCAAGGCGGAAGCGCGCCGCAATCGTGCTGTCGCGGAATGGGCGGGCGCGAAGCTCGGTCTGACCGGTGATGCGCTCGACGCGTACGTCAAAGAGGTGCGCAAGGCCGACCTTCTCGAGAAGGGCGACGACGATGTCTTCCGTAAGGTCAAGGCCGACCTTACGGCGAAGGGCATCGCGGTCGACGACACCGAGCTTCGCTCGATGATGTCGGAAGCTTTGGCGAAAGCTGTTTCCGATCTCGAGTCGGCGAAGGGTTGAAGTCTTAGTTTGCGCCCGGCGACTCCCGTTCCGGGAGCCTGCCGCCGGGCGCGGACGCTAGCCTAGCTTTTTCAAGAATTGTCCGAACTGCAAAAGACCTTCCGGCCAGGGACCGTGGCCGGAGGCGATGTTGATGTGACCGCTTTCGCCCGCATCGCTGATGGTTGCGCCCCATTTGTTTGCGAGGTGCTCGGCGCGGGCGTAGCTGCAATAGAGATCGTTGTTGGCAACGACGACGTGCGCGGGAAACGGTAATTTCCGTTCGGGCATCGTCTCGAAGCCGCGCGTGCCTTTTTCCGGCGGCCAGCGCTTGCCGCCGGTGTCGGGCCAGAAATCGGCGTGATCGACGTCGGCGGGCGCCACCAGAAAGGCGCCGATGACGCCGTTTTTTCTGAGCTTGTCGGCTGCAAAGACGACGGCCGGCACACCCACGGAATGGGCAACGACGACAACCGGCTGCGTGGCGCCGCCAGCGAATTTCGCGATCCTGTCACCCCAGCTTTCGACGTCCGGGTTCTCCCAGTCATGCTGGATGACGCGGCGCGCCGTCTTGAGATTGCGCTCCCAACGGCTTTGCCAGTGATCGGGGCCGGAATCCTGCCAGCCGGGTACGATAAGAATGTCGATTTCTGATGTTTTCATGGGCGGCTCTGATTAACCGAGAGCGCCGCCGGAGGGAAGAGTGGCGGAGAGGCCGAAAACGGGTTCCCGCGGTGCAGCGGGAATGCGCGGAATTTTTTCCGCGTGATCGGGCAATCGGAAGGCACTCGCGCTGGGAACCGGACGGCAGGCATGACGTTGCCCGGTGACACATAGTCCGTACCGTGAGGAGACGCCCCCCATGAAAGTCGAAAACCTCGAAGACCTATTCAATCATACGCTCGAAGACATTTACTTCGCCGAAACGAAGCTGGTGAAGGCGCTGCCGAAGATGGCCAAGGCAGCGGATTCCGCGCAGCTTGCCAAAGCCTTCATGGGACATCTCGAAGAGACGAAAGAGCATGTCACGCGTCTGGAAGAGGTGTTCACGAAGCTCGGCCGCAAGCCGAAGGCGACGGAGTGCCCGGCGATCAAGGGTATTCTGACGGAAGGCGAGGAGCTGATGTCGGAGATCAAGGATGCCGATACGCGCGACGCGGCGATGATCGCGGCGGGGCAGGCGGCGGAGCATTACGAGATCACACGCTACGGCACGCTCGTGTCGTGGGCGAAGCTGCTCGGCCACAAAGACCTCGCAACCATTCTCGAAAAAACGCTGAAGGAAGAATACGCAGCCGACGACAAGCTGACGAAGCTTGCCGAAAGCAAACTCAACAAGGAAGCGGCGTAAATTCTTTTTCTTTCCGGTCGTTTTTGAGTTGGCAGCATCGGCATCGTAACCATTCGACGTGCCGATGCTGACACATGCGAAAAGCGCATATACTCTGCCCACATATTCCGATTGATGTTTTGAGTTGATGTTGGGCAGGGGCAATATGCGCGAAATTTTCGCGTTGGCGGCGTGCGCCTTTGTGTTGTTGCTCGGCGCAAGAGACGCGCACGCACAATCCGCATCGGTGGTTGAACGCGAGGATGCAGAGCGTTTTTGCCCTCTCGTCTCTAAGCAACTGGCGGCAAAAGCGGCTGAAGCCGTCAAGACGATGAGCCATTGCGAAGTCTACTGTAGCGGATGCGGCTGCAAGGGTGGTCCTGGGTATCGCAGTAACAGCACGGGGCACTGTGTCGGCTGGAAAGACATCGTCTCGGTGTGCGGTCCGCCCCCTCATGCGCGGTGCACGCGAGAATGCGCGCCGGTTGTGGCGGGTTGCGTCGGGCGCGCATGGGTGAAGGTGCTTGCCGCCAAGATGGGTCTTGCAGCTCCGCTGTTTCTTCCTGGAACGAAGAAAGCAGATTCCGCGGATCGTCAGAGTGGAAATCCGGATACAAAGCATAGCGCCCCGGAAACGCTCATGGACCAAAAGGCGGGTGCTGCAACGTCATCTCAGCCTTGCGGCACGAAGAGAACGTGCCGCGAAATGTCGAGCTGTGAGGAAGCGCGCCACTATCTTCGCGACTGCGGCTTGAGGCGTCTTGATGGAGATGGCGACGGCGTTCCCTGCAACAGCCTGTGCCGAGGGCGCTAGAACTTATCGTCCATGGCGAGCGGCGGGGCGATGGGGGCGGAGACGAGATAGAGAACGTAGGTCGCGCCGCCGCTGCCGTTGTGGCGGGTCAGCGTGCCGATCTTCTCGATCTTACCGAACTTGCTCTTGAGCAGCGGAAGATCGACGCGGCGTTCAAGCTCGACGTAGAGCGCGGGCCGGTTGACGACGGTTTCGGGTAGCGAAGGTAGAAAGGCGTAGCGGATGCGCTCGTCGAGCTGCGCGACGGGACTGCGGACTTTGATGGCGGACATGAGCTGGCCTGTCGTGGCGTAGCTGGATGTTGCCAGCCACGCTGCGCCGGTTTCCTCACGTTTCTTTTCGATGGCGTCAGCGAGCGCGGGCCAGCCGCGCATCTGTTCTGTCGGGTCTTTGGGAGAACTGAATAACGGGTGCAGCGCGTGGATGTAGATCACGGAGGTCATCGCAAAACCGAGCGCGAGTGCCGAGATAAACGCGGTGCGGCGCCACGCGACGGGAA from Hyphomicrobium sp. MC1 harbors:
- a CDS encoding excalibur calcium-binding domain-containing protein; amino-acid sequence: MDQKAGAATSSQPCGTKRTCREMSSCEEARHYLRDCGLRRLDGDGDGVPCNSLCRGR
- a CDS encoding ferritin-like domain-containing protein, with the protein product MKVENLEDLFNHTLEDIYFAETKLVKALPKMAKAADSAQLAKAFMGHLEETKEHVTRLEEVFTKLGRKPKATECPAIKGILTEGEELMSEIKDADTRDAAMIAAGQAAEHYEITRYGTLVSWAKLLGHKDLATILEKTLKEEYAADDKLTKLAESKLNKEAA
- the purC gene encoding phosphoribosylaminoimidazolesuccinocarboxamide synthase → MNKRRRIYEGKAKVLYEGPEPGTLIQHFKDDATAFNAKKHALIEGKGVLNNRISEYIFMKLGEIGVPTHFIKRLNMREQLIREVEIVPLEVVVRNVAAGSLATRLGLEEGTQLPRSIIEFYFKKDELNDPMVSEEHITAFGWATPQEIDEIMQLALRINDFLVGLFLGIGIRLVDFKVEFGRFYDNEQVRIVLADEISPDCCRLWDAQSGDKLDKDRFRRDLGGVLEAYQEVARRLGVLTETPRPRGAGPVLVASNATSNGPVAPINGKPN
- a CDS encoding DUF1476 domain-containing protein, with the translated sequence MTTFNEREKGFENKFAYDEELRFKAEARRNRAVAEWAGAKLGLTGDALDAYVKEVRKADLLEKGDDDVFRKVKADLTAKGIAVDDTELRSMMSEALAKAVSDLESAKG
- the purS gene encoding phosphoribosylformylglycinamidine synthase subunit PurS produces the protein MKAKIKITLKNGVLDPQGKAIEGAIKGLGISGVGDVRQGKYIEVDLSETDPAKAKVLVEQMCKDLLANTVIENYSYEIG
- a CDS encoding alpha/beta hydrolase, with protein sequence MKTSEIDILIVPGWQDSGPDHWQSRWERNLKTARRVIQHDWENPDVESWGDRIAKFAGGATQPVVVVAHSVGVPAVVFAADKLRKNGVIGAFLVAPADVDHADFWPDTGGKRWPPEKGTRGFETMPERKLPFPAHVVVANNDLYCSYARAEHLANKWGATISDAGESGHINIASGHGPWPEGLLQFGQFLKKLG